Proteins co-encoded in one Jeotgalibacillus malaysiensis genomic window:
- a CDS encoding membrane protein: MAEFGQQALFSMLIHLTFIALTFWSMQALRFDKAIRPNRVFQARVLFILVSIAIGSTVANFFLSYTTWSQQLPYLW; this comes from the coding sequence ATGGCAGAGTTCGGACAGCAGGCGCTTTTCAGCATGCTGATTCATTTAACATTTATCGCATTAACATTCTGGTCGATGCAGGCGCTCAGATTCGACAAAGCGATCCGGCCCAATAGAGTTTTTCAGGCAAGAGTATTATTTATACTGGTCAGCATTGCAATTGGCTCGACTGTTGCAAACTTTTTCTTATCATATACGACCTGGTCTCAGCAGCTACCCTATCTTTGGTAG
- a CDS encoding F0F1 ATP synthase subunit epsilon has product MKTVNVNIVTPDGPVYESAVEMVSTKAQSGELGILPGHIPMVAPLEIGAVRLKKEGRTELVAVTGGFLEVRPEQVTILAQAAEPATDIDIDRAKEAKQRAERLLQAKQDNVDFKRAELALRRAMNRIDVYENKM; this is encoded by the coding sequence TCGTTACTCCCGATGGCCCTGTGTACGAGTCTGCTGTAGAAATGGTGAGCACAAAAGCTCAGAGCGGGGAGCTAGGCATACTGCCAGGGCACATCCCAATGGTTGCACCGCTTGAGATCGGCGCTGTCCGCCTGAAAAAAGAAGGACGCACTGAACTCGTAGCCGTAACCGGAGGCTTCCTCGAAGTCCGCCCGGAGCAGGTAACAATCCTTGCGCAGGCAGCAGAGCCCGCAACAGACATTGATATCGACCGTGCAAAAGAAGCCAAGCAGCGGGCAGAGCGCCTTCTGCAGGCCAAACAGGACAACGTTGACTTCAAACGCGCAGAACTTGCACTTCGCCGTGCAATGAACCGCATTGATGTATACGAAAACAAAATGTAA